From the genome of Thermoflexus hugenholtzii, one region includes:
- a CDS encoding VTT domain-containing protein yields the protein MEARTSTISRRRLWAARVAVVLILIGAVWFTVRYRDRFSEWARFGYPAIFLISALTNATLILPLPGLAVTTLAGGMFNPWIVGVVAGLGQAVGELSGYLAGYSGQTLAEELPRYEQIARWMRRYGPAVIFILALVPNPLFDVAGIVAGSTRMPLLLFFIPCATGKILKNWIAAWAGFYGIELLQRWFGG from the coding sequence GTGGAAGCCCGAACCTCGACGATCTCTCGAAGGCGCCTGTGGGCGGCGCGCGTTGCGGTGGTCCTCATCCTGATCGGCGCCGTATGGTTCACCGTTCGTTATCGAGATCGCTTCTCCGAATGGGCGCGCTTCGGATACCCGGCCATCTTCCTGATCAGCGCCCTGACCAACGCCACGCTGATCCTCCCCCTCCCGGGCCTGGCGGTGACCACCCTGGCGGGCGGGATGTTCAACCCGTGGATCGTGGGGGTGGTGGCCGGGCTGGGGCAGGCGGTGGGCGAGCTCAGCGGCTATCTGGCCGGCTATAGCGGCCAGACTCTGGCGGAGGAGCTCCCCCGCTACGAGCAGATCGCCCGCTGGATGCGCCGCTACGGCCCCGCCGTGATCTTCATCCTGGCCCTGGTCCCCAACCCCCTCTTCGACGTCGCCGGGATCGTGGCCGGCTCCACCCGCATGCCCCTCCTTCTGTTTTTCATCCCGTGTGCGACGGGGAAGATCCTGAAGAACTGGATCGCCGCCTGGGCGGGCTTTTACGGGATCGAGCTCCTGCAGCGATGGTTCGGCGGATGA
- a CDS encoding nucleotide sugar dehydrogenase yields MADERVGVIGLGYVGLPLAVAFAEVGLEVIGVDVDAGKVAALMAGRSPIRDVPEEALRAALESGRFRATTDYGALAEVEAVLICVPTPYDAMRAPDLSYVRAAAEGLVPHLRRGHLVILQSTTYPGTTEEVVRPILERSGLRAGEDFDLAFSPERIDPGNREWTVRNTPKVVGGITARSTARAAALLERLGAPVHRVSSPRVAEMSKLLENIFRSVNIALVNELALLCERMGIDIWEVIEAAKTKPFGFMAFYPGPGVGGHCIPVDPYYLSWKAREYDFYTKFIELAAEVNQGMPFHVVEKVEEALDRYERRGLRGARVLVLGVAFKREVDDARNSPAERIMELLLARGAEVAYHDPYVPRFRAGGSRFYREIVEWESVPLEEGWLRWADVVVIVTGHRAVDYPKVVATARLVVDTCNATAGIPSGSARIVRLGAPWPDAR; encoded by the coding sequence ATGGCCGATGAGCGGGTGGGCGTGATCGGGCTGGGGTATGTGGGGCTGCCGCTGGCGGTGGCCTTTGCGGAGGTCGGGCTGGAAGTGATCGGGGTGGATGTGGACGCGGGCAAGGTGGCGGCGCTGATGGCCGGGCGCAGCCCGATCCGGGACGTGCCGGAGGAGGCGCTGCGGGCGGCCCTGGAGAGCGGGCGGTTCCGCGCGACGACGGATTACGGGGCGCTGGCGGAGGTGGAGGCGGTTTTGATCTGCGTGCCCACGCCTTACGACGCCATGCGGGCGCCGGATCTCTCGTATGTGCGGGCGGCGGCGGAGGGGCTGGTCCCGCACCTGCGGCGGGGGCACCTGGTGATCCTCCAGAGCACGACCTATCCGGGGACGACGGAGGAGGTGGTGCGGCCGATCCTGGAGCGCAGCGGCCTGCGAGCCGGGGAGGATTTCGACCTGGCCTTCTCCCCGGAGCGCATCGATCCGGGGAACCGGGAGTGGACGGTGCGCAACACCCCGAAGGTGGTGGGCGGGATCACGGCACGCAGCACGGCCCGGGCGGCGGCGCTCCTGGAGCGGCTGGGGGCGCCGGTGCATCGGGTGTCCTCGCCGCGGGTGGCGGAGATGAGCAAGCTCCTGGAGAACATCTTCCGCAGCGTGAACATCGCCCTGGTCAACGAGCTGGCACTGCTGTGCGAGCGGATGGGGATCGACATCTGGGAGGTGATCGAAGCGGCGAAGACCAAGCCCTTCGGCTTTATGGCCTTCTATCCGGGCCCCGGGGTGGGAGGCCACTGCATCCCGGTGGATCCCTATTATCTGTCGTGGAAGGCCCGGGAATATGACTTTTACACGAAGTTCATCGAGCTGGCGGCCGAGGTGAACCAGGGGATGCCCTTCCACGTGGTGGAGAAAGTGGAGGAGGCCCTGGACCGATATGAGAGGCGGGGGTTGCGGGGGGCGCGGGTGCTGGTGCTGGGGGTGGCCTTCAAGCGGGAGGTGGATGACGCCCGCAACAGCCCGGCGGAGCGGATCATGGAGCTCTTGCTGGCGCGAGGGGCAGAGGTGGCCTATCACGATCCGTATGTGCCGCGGTTCCGGGCAGGGGGGAGCCGGTTCTACCGGGAGATCGTCGAGTGGGAGTCGGTGCCGCTGGAGGAGGGGTGGCTGCGCTGGGCGGATGTGGTGGTGATCGTGACCGGGCACCGGGCGGTGGACTATCCGAAGGTGGTGGCGACGGCGCGGCTGGTGGTAGACACCTGCAACGCCACGGCGGGGATCCCCTCCGGCTCCGCCCGTATCGTCCGCCTGGGCGCCCCCTGGCCGGACGCCCGTTGA
- the hisS gene encoding histidine--tRNA ligase: MEPRLPRGMRDILPEQMMLRRYVIRAFEEIFEAYGFEPLQTPALELRETLMGKYGPDAEKLIYDARHREGKEELSLRYDLSVPLARVVAMYPNLPRPFKRYQIAPVWRAERPQKGRYREFYQCDADIVGTSSMAADAEIISLIHEALTRLGFRNFVILLNDRKLLTGLGRYSGVPEPLLGSLYRAIDKFDRLGLEGVQEEMRRYGIPEEAIARMLELLRIEGDHAEILGELSRRMQAAEIPEGLEGIRELEALLRFVEAMGVPSERYRISFTMVRGLEYYTGPIFETVVTEPKIGSITGGGRYDGLVGLFARQSVPMTGTSFGIERIIDVIQELGMAPPDLPRTPVQVLVTVFDETRMGASIALAQAFRRAGLKVMLYFEPRRLEAQLRYAHQKGIPFVAILGPDEEARGVVTVRDMGSGEQRTLPPEEAARWIRQSLGGKGDGR; this comes from the coding sequence ATGGAGCCCCGCTTACCCCGCGGGATGCGGGACATCCTTCCCGAGCAGATGATGTTGCGCCGGTATGTGATCCGGGCCTTCGAGGAGATCTTCGAAGCCTACGGCTTCGAGCCGCTCCAGACCCCGGCCCTGGAGCTGCGCGAGACGCTGATGGGCAAATACGGGCCGGACGCGGAGAAGCTGATCTACGACGCCCGCCACCGGGAGGGCAAGGAGGAGCTCAGCCTGCGCTACGACCTCTCGGTCCCCCTGGCCCGGGTGGTGGCCATGTATCCGAACCTCCCCCGGCCCTTCAAGCGCTACCAGATCGCCCCGGTGTGGCGGGCGGAGCGCCCCCAGAAGGGACGTTACCGGGAGTTCTACCAGTGCGACGCCGACATCGTGGGCACCTCCTCGATGGCCGCGGACGCCGAGATCATCTCCCTGATCCACGAGGCCCTCACCCGCCTGGGCTTCCGGAACTTCGTCATCCTGCTCAACGACCGCAAGCTGCTGACCGGCCTCGGCCGCTACTCCGGGGTCCCGGAGCCCTTGCTGGGGAGCCTCTACCGGGCCATCGACAAGTTCGATCGCCTGGGTCTGGAGGGCGTGCAGGAGGAGATGCGCCGGTATGGGATCCCGGAGGAAGCCATCGCCCGCATGCTGGAGCTGCTCCGCATCGAGGGGGATCACGCGGAGATCCTGGGGGAGCTGTCCCGCCGGATGCAGGCGGCGGAGATCCCGGAAGGCCTGGAGGGGATTCGGGAACTGGAGGCGTTGCTTCGGTTCGTGGAGGCCATGGGGGTGCCTTCAGAGCGCTACCGGATCTCCTTCACCATGGTGCGGGGCCTGGAGTATTACACCGGCCCCATCTTCGAGACGGTGGTCACGGAGCCGAAGATCGGCTCCATCACCGGGGGCGGCCGCTACGACGGCCTGGTGGGCCTGTTCGCCAGGCAGAGCGTGCCGATGACCGGGACCAGCTTCGGCATCGAGCGGATCATCGATGTGATCCAGGAGCTGGGGATGGCCCCGCCGGACCTGCCCCGCACGCCGGTGCAGGTCCTGGTGACCGTCTTCGATGAGACCCGCATGGGGGCCTCCATCGCCCTCGCCCAGGCCTTCCGCCGGGCGGGGCTGAAGGTGATGCTCTATTTCGAACCCCGCCGCCTGGAGGCCCAGCTGCGCTATGCCCATCAGAAGGGCATCCCCTTCGTGGCCATCCTCGGCCCGGACGAGGAAGCCCGGGGCGTGGTCACCGTCCGGGACATGGGGAGCGGGGAACAGCGGACGTTGCCTCCCGAGGAGGCAGCCCGCTGGATCCGGCAGAGCCTGGGAGGGAAGGGCGATGGCCGATGA
- a CDS encoding methyltransferase domain-containing protein: MEEQIQTSPEWGADFFGTLNQMPPEPIGLLIHVLEAMGSEPAFRAARREMLRALELTPGARILEAGCGTGVALPDLVEIAGPSVRVYGVDPTEAFLEAARQRAQGLGVAHAEYRPGDIRGIPYPDHFFDAAFCEKVLLHVGPAGVALTELARVVRPGGRIGALEWQPHFALSCTRPELEARWNGLLRHAVYNYLAAPSLAYYFKKAGLQDVRTRVYVAEGERLETPPFWRAFLVDQLPLFVGAGVLPMEEAEALAAELQALDAEGCFRASLMIWTAVGRKPDARS, translated from the coding sequence ATGGAGGAGCAGATCCAGACATCCCCGGAGTGGGGGGCGGATTTCTTCGGCACCCTGAATCAGATGCCGCCGGAGCCAATTGGGCTCCTCATCCACGTGCTGGAAGCGATGGGAAGCGAGCCCGCCTTCCGGGCGGCCCGGCGGGAGATGCTCCGCGCGCTCGAACTGACCCCTGGGGCGCGGATCCTGGAAGCCGGCTGTGGGACGGGAGTGGCGCTTCCTGATCTGGTGGAGATCGCGGGGCCTTCAGTGCGGGTATATGGCGTCGATCCCACGGAGGCTTTCCTCGAGGCGGCCCGACAGCGCGCCCAGGGGCTGGGGGTTGCCCACGCCGAATACCGACCCGGGGACATCCGGGGGATCCCTTATCCGGATCACTTCTTCGACGCCGCCTTCTGCGAGAAGGTCCTCCTCCACGTAGGCCCTGCCGGGGTCGCGCTAACGGAGCTGGCGCGGGTCGTCCGACCCGGAGGGCGGATTGGGGCGCTGGAATGGCAGCCGCATTTTGCTCTGAGCTGCACCCGCCCGGAGCTCGAGGCCCGCTGGAACGGTTTGCTGCGCCATGCGGTTTACAACTACCTGGCCGCGCCTTCCCTGGCCTATTACTTCAAGAAGGCCGGGCTCCAGGATGTGCGTACCCGCGTCTACGTGGCGGAGGGAGAACGCCTGGAGACCCCGCCCTTCTGGCGAGCTTTCCTGGTGGATCAGCTGCCTCTGTTTGTGGGCGCAGGCGTGCTGCCCATGGAGGAGGCGGAGGCCCTGGCGGCGGAGCTGCAGGCGTTGGACGCGGAAGGCTGCTTTCGGGCCAGCCTGATGATCTGGACGGCGGTAGGCCGCAAGCCGGACGCCCGAAGTTAA
- a CDS encoding DUF2173 family protein, which translates to MSDLEKLLEIEGSRVAFEFAPDGRLVRYAAQPGIARQEAERMARLAAGISHMFELLADSLEGAGSSPWRPQNGWLYCGGHWTLMVDNGRRGVVVRADQVDLNRTQEALFALRGPSE; encoded by the coding sequence ATGTCGGATCTTGAGAAGTTGCTGGAAATCGAGGGCAGTCGCGTCGCTTTTGAGTTCGCCCCTGACGGCCGGCTGGTGCGCTATGCCGCCCAGCCGGGCATCGCCCGGCAGGAGGCGGAACGGATGGCTCGCCTGGCGGCGGGGATCAGCCACATGTTCGAGCTGCTGGCCGACAGCCTGGAGGGGGCGGGGAGTTCACCCTGGCGCCCTCAGAACGGCTGGCTGTATTGCGGAGGTCACTGGACCCTTATGGTGGATAACGGCCGGCGGGGCGTGGTGGTCCGAGCCGATCAGGTGGATCTGAACCGAACGCAAGAAGCCCTGTTCGCTTTGCGCGGGCCAAGCGAATGA
- a CDS encoding helix-turn-helix transcriptional regulator — translation MRMQTPALIGRKTEQAILEEALRSAQAGVGGCWVIAGEAGIGKTRLLQDLRRRAEGMGFYTLWGTCWELDRFYPYAPLIAALRESTRRYRLSELTEMLGPYAMGLSVLLPELAQAFPSSSSGLLRGPEVESRYRLEALARFFECLSRRAPVLLVLEDLHWGDPSTLEFLKFFAGRLADQSILLALSYRPEEASTLLLQVLARLEREGAAQPLMLPPLTEAETEEMIRLLLRSEGRVDPLLPDLLYRLTDGNPFFLEEALGSMIASGWLRFTGDAWVCQPGERWEVPRSLQEIVRRRLLGLRASARRLALVAATIGRHFDFALLGVLTGMEEEALTADLQELMASGLVMEESADRFAFRHSLIREAVYASMLQRTRRKLHRVIGEALERAGLRPEAHAGDLAEHFYAAEIWDKAFQYAVRAGEQAWALSAPYEAIQYFTRALEAARRLSAPPPQASLYRIRGQAFEMLGAFERAGTDYETALQAARRAGDTGEEWQALLSLGRLWASRDYNRTGEYFRQALDLARTMDRPALQARSWNALGNWLANIGETAQALQAHQEALALFRAEGDVAGMAEALDLLIIASALHGDLFASARFFAEAAPLFEALHDPRRMISGHAAMVTNPGFGETVPIPLRSLEEIQREAEAAIDLARRIRWRAGLANLLWGTSCTLGTRGALGIALYNAREGWRIASEIGHRQWMAGALYAQSFLHLLLLQPEAAVRHAVAGMDIARELGSAWWQNNFTVCLALGYRLAGDLDGAAQVLSQAPCRPEDPRNLSERRIAWAAGEAALAQGNPHRALGIAENLLKSALPTGSAQPIPILLRLKGEALMALRRWEEAQEALERAERGTRQRGELAWLWSIQILLARVHQRMGHRREARRWLEEARHRIEDLAGTIEAQALQTAFLQTAGRYLPRARPPTPNQVLRRQFGGLSAREREVARLIAQGFSNREIADLLVVSERTVTTHVSHILDKLGFHSRAQIAAWAVEKGLASPSER, via the coding sequence ATGCGAATGCAGACTCCCGCCTTGATCGGGCGGAAGACCGAACAGGCGATCCTGGAGGAAGCCCTGCGCTCCGCTCAGGCCGGCGTCGGAGGATGCTGGGTGATCGCGGGAGAGGCCGGGATCGGCAAGACGCGCCTGCTGCAGGATCTCCGTCGCCGGGCCGAGGGGATGGGCTTCTATACGCTGTGGGGGACATGCTGGGAGCTGGATCGCTTCTATCCCTATGCCCCTCTGATCGCCGCTTTGCGTGAATCCACCCGTCGATACCGGCTTTCCGAGCTCACGGAGATGCTGGGTCCCTATGCGATGGGCCTGAGCGTGCTCCTGCCGGAGCTGGCCCAAGCCTTCCCGAGTTCATCCTCAGGGCTGCTCCGAGGGCCGGAGGTGGAAAGCCGCTATCGCCTGGAAGCCCTGGCTCGATTCTTCGAATGCCTGTCCCGCCGCGCCCCTGTCCTCCTGGTTCTGGAGGATCTCCACTGGGGCGATCCGTCCACACTGGAGTTCCTAAAGTTTTTCGCCGGCCGACTCGCCGATCAATCCATTCTGCTGGCGTTGAGTTATCGTCCGGAGGAGGCTTCGACCCTCCTCCTCCAGGTGCTGGCTCGTCTGGAGCGGGAGGGAGCGGCTCAGCCGCTGATGCTCCCGCCGCTGACCGAGGCGGAGACCGAGGAGATGATCCGGCTGCTCCTGCGATCGGAAGGGCGGGTGGATCCCCTCCTGCCTGATTTGCTTTACCGGCTGACGGATGGGAATCCGTTCTTCCTGGAGGAGGCGCTGGGATCCATGATCGCCTCCGGCTGGCTTCGCTTCACCGGGGACGCGTGGGTGTGTCAACCGGGGGAACGGTGGGAGGTCCCCCGCAGCCTTCAGGAGATCGTGCGACGGCGTCTTCTGGGACTTCGTGCGTCCGCGCGCCGGCTGGCCCTGGTCGCCGCCACCATCGGCCGTCACTTCGACTTCGCCCTGCTGGGAGTGCTGACCGGAATGGAGGAAGAGGCCCTGACCGCGGATCTCCAGGAGCTGATGGCCTCCGGGCTGGTGATGGAGGAGTCCGCCGATCGATTCGCCTTCCGACATAGCCTGATCCGCGAAGCGGTCTACGCCTCGATGCTGCAGCGAACCCGTCGGAAGCTCCATCGGGTGATCGGCGAAGCCCTGGAGCGGGCGGGGCTCCGCCCGGAAGCCCATGCGGGAGATCTCGCGGAGCATTTCTACGCGGCGGAGATCTGGGATAAGGCGTTCCAATATGCCGTCCGCGCTGGGGAGCAGGCCTGGGCGCTGAGTGCCCCCTATGAGGCGATCCAGTATTTCACCCGTGCCCTGGAGGCCGCCCGTCGCCTGTCCGCCCCACCTCCCCAGGCTTCCCTTTATCGGATCCGGGGGCAGGCCTTTGAGATGCTGGGGGCCTTCGAGCGCGCGGGGACGGATTATGAGACGGCTCTCCAGGCTGCCCGCCGGGCGGGAGATACGGGGGAGGAGTGGCAGGCCCTGCTGAGCCTGGGCCGCCTGTGGGCCTCCCGGGATTACAACCGGACCGGGGAATATTTCCGTCAGGCGCTGGATCTCGCCCGAACCATGGATCGCCCCGCCCTGCAAGCCCGGAGCTGGAATGCCCTGGGTAACTGGCTGGCCAACATCGGGGAGACCGCCCAGGCCCTGCAGGCTCACCAGGAAGCCCTGGCCCTTTTCCGCGCGGAAGGGGATGTGGCGGGCATGGCGGAGGCGCTGGATCTGCTGATCATCGCCAGCGCGCTTCACGGGGATCTCTTTGCCTCCGCCCGCTTCTTCGCAGAGGCAGCCCCCCTTTTCGAGGCCTTGCACGACCCGCGCCGCATGATCTCCGGCCATGCTGCCATGGTGACCAACCCGGGGTTCGGGGAAACCGTGCCCATCCCCTTGCGGAGTCTGGAGGAGATCCAACGGGAGGCGGAGGCGGCGATCGACCTGGCGCGGCGCATCCGCTGGCGCGCGGGGCTGGCGAACTTGTTGTGGGGCACCTCCTGCACCCTGGGCACGCGGGGCGCGCTGGGGATCGCCCTCTATAACGCCCGGGAAGGATGGCGGATCGCCAGCGAGATCGGACATCGCCAGTGGATGGCAGGCGCCCTGTATGCCCAGAGCTTCCTTCATCTCCTCCTGCTCCAGCCGGAGGCGGCGGTGCGCCATGCCGTCGCCGGGATGGACATCGCCCGGGAGCTCGGCTCAGCGTGGTGGCAGAACAACTTCACCGTCTGCCTGGCCCTGGGCTACCGGCTCGCTGGAGATCTGGATGGGGCGGCGCAGGTTCTCTCTCAAGCCCCCTGCCGCCCCGAGGATCCCCGGAATTTATCCGAGAGGCGGATCGCATGGGCCGCCGGGGAGGCGGCCCTGGCTCAGGGGAATCCCCACCGGGCTCTGGGGATCGCCGAGAACCTGCTGAAGAGCGCGCTGCCGACAGGGTCCGCCCAGCCCATCCCGATCCTCCTTCGGTTGAAGGGGGAAGCCCTCATGGCCCTGCGCCGCTGGGAGGAAGCCCAGGAGGCCCTGGAGCGGGCGGAGCGGGGCACGCGCCAGCGGGGGGAGCTCGCCTGGCTCTGGTCCATCCAGATCCTCCTCGCGCGGGTCCACCAGCGCATGGGACATCGACGGGAAGCCCGGCGCTGGCTGGAAGAGGCCCGCCATCGGATCGAGGATCTGGCGGGGACGATCGAAGCGCAGGCGCTTCAAACGGCGTTCCTCCAGACGGCGGGGCGGTATCTGCCCCGGGCGCGCCCTCCAACCCCCAACCAGGTCCTCCGTCGGCAGTTCGGGGGTCTCTCGGCCCGGGAACGGGAGGTGGCCCGGCTGATCGCCCAGGGCTTCTCCAATCGGGAGATCGCCGACCTCCTCGTGGTCAGCGAGCGCACGGTCACCACCCATGTGAGCCATATCCTGGACAAACTGGGGTTCCATTCCCGGGCCCAGATCGCCGCATGGGCTGTGGAGAAGGGCCTGGCATCCCCCTCCGAGCGTTAA
- a CDS encoding MoaD/ThiS family protein — translation MVRLIYRNQVFEVPAGLTVREAMKQVGLNPEITLAVREGKLLHENTVLQDGDEVRLVAVISGGGN, via the coding sequence ATGGTTCGCCTGATCTATCGCAACCAGGTGTTCGAGGTGCCGGCCGGCCTGACCGTCCGGGAGGCCATGAAGCAGGTAGGCCTCAACCCCGAGATCACGCTGGCCGTCCGGGAGGGGAAGCTGCTGCACGAGAACACCGTTCTGCAGGACGGAGATGAGGTCCGGCTGGTCGCCGTGATCTCCGGGGGCGGGAACTGA
- a CDS encoding glycerol-3-phosphate acyltransferase, producing MLAVLLTAYLLGSIPTAYLVARGVAGLDIRTVGDGNPGARNVWLHLGWRWGILVAILDMLKGYAAVRWAQAMGFAEPYAFLAGAAAVLGHDTSPFLRFRGGQGMATTLGVMLALLPGETLFAIAVFLLAYRLTHRWDESLLAGMIWLPLLPLVQGRELRYALYPVLLLPTVGIKKGLDTLRRSGGLRRILHLHR from the coding sequence ATGCTAGCGGTCTTATTGACAGCTTACCTGCTCGGATCGATCCCAACGGCGTATCTGGTGGCCCGGGGGGTGGCCGGGCTGGACATCCGGACGGTGGGGGATGGGAACCCCGGTGCGCGCAACGTGTGGCTCCACCTGGGGTGGCGCTGGGGGATCCTGGTGGCCATCCTGGATATGCTCAAAGGCTACGCGGCGGTGCGCTGGGCCCAGGCCATGGGCTTCGCGGAACCCTATGCCTTCCTGGCGGGCGCGGCCGCGGTGCTGGGGCACGACACCTCGCCCTTCCTGCGGTTCCGCGGGGGACAGGGGATGGCCACCACTTTGGGGGTGATGCTGGCCCTGCTGCCGGGGGAGACCCTCTTCGCCATCGCGGTGTTCCTGCTGGCCTATCGCCTGACCCACCGCTGGGATGAAAGCCTGCTCGCCGGGATGATCTGGCTGCCGCTTCTGCCGCTCGTGCAGGGACGCGAGCTCCGATACGCGCTCTATCCGGTCCTTCTGCTCCCCACGGTGGGCATCAAGAAGGGGCTCGACACGCTCCGGCGCTCCGGGGGCCTCCGACGGATCCTCCACCTCCATCGCTGA
- a CDS encoding DUF4126 domain-containing protein, which produces MDAAYMVLSAFGLAAAAGLNAYVPLLVVALLARFTDWVRLAPPYDTLTHPAIIGLLLALALIEFLADKIPAVDAANDLLQTAIRPAAGAILFGAQTGAIRELHPALALACGLLIAGGIHGLKATLRRAVQVGAPPLAPLTTPLLSLLEDLAALALSLIALLAAWLILAGAILIAAVALRRIHGFCNLRRRR; this is translated from the coding sequence ATGGATGCCGCCTATATGGTCCTTTCGGCCTTCGGGCTGGCGGCGGCCGCCGGCCTGAACGCTTATGTTCCGTTGCTCGTCGTGGCCCTGCTGGCCCGCTTCACCGACTGGGTCCGGCTCGCGCCGCCCTATGACACGCTGACCCATCCGGCGATCATCGGCCTGCTTCTCGCTCTGGCCCTCATCGAGTTCCTGGCCGATAAGATCCCGGCCGTGGACGCCGCCAACGATCTCCTGCAGACGGCGATCCGTCCGGCCGCGGGGGCGATCCTCTTTGGAGCGCAGACCGGAGCGATCCGCGAGCTGCACCCGGCCCTGGCGCTGGCCTGCGGCCTGCTGATCGCCGGGGGGATCCATGGGCTGAAGGCCACCCTCCGGCGGGCCGTGCAGGTGGGCGCCCCGCCCCTGGCTCCGCTGACCACGCCGCTCCTCAGCCTCCTGGAGGATCTGGCGGCGCTGGCCCTCAGCCTGATCGCCCTCCTGGCAGCGTGGCTGATCCTCGCCGGGGCGATCCTGATCGCGGCCGTGGCGCTCCGGCGCATTCACGGCTTTTGCAACCTGAGACGCCGGCGATAG
- a CDS encoding succinate dehydrogenase: MAGSETVLPKGTRNRWRTLEWAWAPASGLSAVVREIPQYRGRIHQWAWVANRVAGLGTLLFLTIHVLDTSLVYFAPTWYEHALALYRHPIFGLGELILVGCVLWHGLNGLRIAISDFRPRLWAAETQARLILWTLIAFLVLYIPTFFIMGNVILQKGILGR, from the coding sequence ATGGCGGGCTCAGAGACGGTCCTTCCGAAGGGAACGCGGAACCGATGGCGGACCCTGGAATGGGCGTGGGCGCCGGCATCTGGGCTGAGCGCGGTGGTTCGGGAGATCCCGCAGTATCGGGGCCGGATCCACCAGTGGGCCTGGGTGGCCAACCGGGTGGCCGGGCTGGGAACCCTCCTCTTCCTCACGATCCACGTCCTGGACACCTCCCTCGTCTATTTCGCCCCCACCTGGTATGAGCACGCCCTTGCCCTGTATCGGCATCCGATCTTCGGCCTGGGCGAGCTGATCCTGGTGGGCTGCGTCCTCTGGCATGGCCTGAACGGCCTGCGCATCGCGATCAGCGACTTCCGGCCCCGCCTGTGGGCCGCGGAGACCCAGGCCCGGCTGATCCTGTGGACCCTCATCGCCTTCCTCGTCCTCTACATCCCCACTTTCTTCATCATGGGCAACGTCATCCTGCAAAAAGGCATCCTGGGGAGGTAA
- a CDS encoding retroviral-like aspartic protease family protein has translation MGLTYIEGIVTGPTGKQASVRFLVDSGATYTLLPHEVWQAIELKPKRSATFVLADGTTIERQISECHIALPQGEGHTPVILGEPGDEVVLGVVTLKTLGLVLNPFTRTLQPMRTLLV, from the coding sequence ATGGGATTGACCTACATTGAGGGGATCGTAACCGGTCCAACAGGGAAACAGGCCTCTGTTCGCTTTCTCGTGGACAGCGGGGCCACCTATACCTTGCTTCCCCATGAAGTCTGGCAGGCCATCGAGCTGAAGCCGAAACGCTCGGCCACGTTCGTCCTGGCGGACGGCACAACCATCGAGCGTCAGATCTCCGAATGCCACATCGCCCTGCCCCAAGGGGAAGGGCATACCCCGGTCATCCTCGGGGAGCCCGGGGACGAGGTCGTGCTGGGGGTGGTGACCCTGAAGACCCTGGGGCTGGTGCTCAATCCGTTCACCCGCACCCTCCAGCCCATGCGAACGCTGCTGGTGTGA